A single window of Ananas comosus cultivar F153 unplaced genomic scaffold, ASM154086v1, whole genome shotgun sequence DNA harbors:
- the LOC109704544 gene encoding uncharacterized protein LOC109704544: protein MCRNSVVENGEIKLHVTELLESGAMKLSSSPFGSPIVLVPKKDGGWRMCIDYRAWYPLPRIDDLLDQLKHARYFTKLDLKSSYHQSIVGGASGHVKKVFMLLEEHELRLNPIKCKYSKQGLVYLGFVVGGGELQIDSDKVKATKEWPRPKTMTEVRSFMGALLYVQKFITYLSFLAAPLHALTKANQKFE, encoded by the exons ATGTGCCGAAACTCGGTAGTGGAGAATGGTGAGATAAAGCTACATGTGACTGAGTTACTCGAGAGTGGTGCTATGAAACTAAGTAGCTCCCCTTTTGGCTCCCCGATTGTGTTGGTGCCAAAGAAAGACGGCGGGTGGCGAATGTGTATCGACTACCGTGCATGGTACCCCTTACCACGGATTGATGATCTCTTGGACCAACTGAAGCATGCTCGCTACTTCACCAAACTAGACTTGAAGTCTAGCTATCATCAG TCGATCGTGGGAGGAGCATCTGGGCATGTCAAGAAGGTTTTCATGCTGCTCGAGGAACATGAACTCCGCTTAAACCCTATAAAGTGTAAGTACAGCAAGCAAGGCCTAGTGTATCTCGGGTTcgtggtgggcggcggcgagctACAAATCGACTCCGACAAGGTCAAGGCCACCAAGGAGTGGCCTAGGCCCAAAACTATGACGGAGGTGCGGAGCTTCATGGGCGCTCTCCTATATGTCCAAAAGTTTATCACGTACCTTTCTTTCCTTGCTGCCCCTCT